A section of the Castanea sativa cultivar Marrone di Chiusa Pesio chromosome 12, ASM4071231v1 genome encodes:
- the LOC142619150 gene encoding dimethylnonatriene synthase-like — translation MDFCYHILTILGLFTLTAIFIALNSKSNTKRGYTKCIEIPEPSGALPIIGHLHLLGGQEPMAKILGAIADKYGSFFSLKMGIHRMLVVSSWEMVKEFLATHDKTFATRASIAVGEHLFNNNAIFALAPYGQYWRDVRKMATLEIFSSHSLEKLKHVRFSEVKFLIKNLHLLCTNNKVVAISELFEHMAFNIILRIIVGKRFSTTTYGEEKSEACRFRSAIKEALHLSGVFILSYAFPHLEWMDHRGHVSSMKRTAKELDSVLEIWLAEHLQRRLEQKSDGESDFMDMMLSNFPEDVEISGHTRDVVVKATALILVFTGAGSTSTTLTWAISLLLNHPSVLKAAQEELDMHVGKDKWVEESDIKNLKYLDAIVKETLRLYPPGPLTGIREAMEGCTVGGYYVPKGTRLLINI, via the exons ATGGACTTCTGTTATCATATCCTAACTATTTTAGGGCTTTTTACTTTGACAGCAATCTTTATTGCCTTAAACAGCAAATCAAATACCAAGAGGGGTTACACCAAATGCATTGAAATCCCTGAACCCTCTGGGGCATTACCAATCATTGGCCACCTTCATCTTCTAGGAGGACAAGAGCCAATGGCCAAAATTCTTGGAGCCATTGCCGATAAATATGGCTCATTCTTCTCACTCAAAATGGGTATCCATCGAATGTTGGTGGTGAGTAGTTGGGAGATGGTAAAGGAATTCCTAGCTACCCATGACAAGACTTTTGCTACAAGGGCAAGCATAGCAGTTGGAGAACACTTGTTTAACAACAATGCTATATTTGCACTTGCTCCTTATGGTCAATATTGGCGTGATGTGAGAAAGATGGCCACTCTTGAGATTTTCTCAAGCCATAGCCTTGAAAAGCTCAAGCATGTTCGATTCTCAGAAGTGAAGTTTTTGATTAAAAACTTGCACTTGCTTTGTACAAACAACAAGGTAGTGGCTATTAGTGAGTTGTTTGAACACATGGCCTTCAATATCATCCTTCGGATAATTGTTGGTAAGCGATTTTCTACCACCACATATGGTGAAGAAAAGAGTGAGGCATGCCGTTTCAGAAGTGCCATAAAAGAGGCTCTTCATCTTAGTGGCGTGTTTATCTTGTCCTATGCTTTTCCACATCTTGAATGGATGGACCATAGAGGTCATGTGAGTTCCATGAAGAGGACTGCTAAGGAACTTGACTCGGTGCTTGAGATTTGGCTTGCTGAACATCTTCAGAGACGACTAGAGCAGAAGAGTGATGGTGAAAGCGATTTCATGGACATGATGCTATCAAACTTTCCAGAGGATGTTGAGATTTCGGGGCATACCCGGGACGTTGTCGTCAAGGCAACAGCACTG atTCTCGTCTTTACAGGAGCAGGAAGCACATCTACTACACTAACATGGGCAATCTCCTTGCTTTTAAACCACCCAAGTGTGCTAAAGGCTGCCCAAGAAGAGCTAGACATGCACGTAGGGAAAGataaatgggtggaagaatcTGATATCAAGAACTTAAAATACCTCGATGCCATTGTTAAGGAAACCTTGCGTTTGTACCCACCGGGTCCCCTCACAGGAATACGTGAGGCCATGGAAGGTTGTACTGTTGGTGGCTATTACGTTCCAAAGGGCACTCGTTTGCTCATTAATATATGA
- the LOC142618779 gene encoding uncharacterized protein LOC142618779 produces MDPTPTHRCTVQRPFFLLHPTHHHHHHHHHHLCNHHHHHHHHHFLCFCPHHPHHHHHFNGHPHLCPTLISSFPRNPEASNPVALPNHSNLETSASGCEQAYATANQMLQEQEHEGLEEEDDDEPVFVLTDEWREFFAKSEAKRKLEKKQAKKNGKK; encoded by the exons ATGGATCCTACTCCTACACATAGATGCACGGTTCAGCGgccattctttcttcttcatcccacgcaccaccaccaccaccaccaccaccaccacctttgcaaccaccatcaccatcaccatcaccaccactTCTTATGTTTCTGTCCCCACcatccccaccaccaccaccactttAATGGTCACCCCCATCTATGCCCCACTCTTATTTCATCTTTTCCTCGAAACCCAGAAGCTTCAAATCCTGTTGCTCTGCCAAACCATTCCAATTTGGAGACTTCTGCTTCTGGCTGTGAACAAGCTTATGCCACTGCCAATCA GATGTTACAAGAGCAGGAGCATGAAGGCTTagaagaggaagatgatgatgagCCAGTTTTTGTTCTGACTGATGAATGGAGGGAGTTCTTTGCAAAATCCGAAGCAAAGAGGAAATTAG AGAAGAAGCAGGCTAAGAAGAATGGGaagaaataa